In Geopsychrobacter electrodiphilus DSM 16401, a single window of DNA contains:
- the ettA gene encoding energy-dependent translational throttle protein EttA: MSEDTKKIIYSMMRVSKSYNKQPIIKDISLSYYYGAKIGVLGLNGSGKSTLLKIMAGVDKDFNGEAALSGDYSVGYLEQEPKLDDSKTVRDVVKEGVQETVDLLAEFEEINNAFADPDCDMDKLLERQAKVQDKLDASDAWDLDSRLELAEESLRCPPPETPIKNLSGGEKRRVALCRLLLAKPDILLLDEPTNHLDAETVAWLEQHLQRYQGTVIAVTHDRYFLDNVAGWILELDRGQGIPWKGNYSSWLEQKQERLRKEEKSESKRQQTLQRELEWIRMSPKGRHAKSQSRISAYEKLLGNEAAAKEQTLELYIPPGPRLGGIVVEAKEISKAFGERLLIDKLSFSLPPGGIVGVIGPNGAGKTTLFRMITGLDQPDSGSIKVGETVKLGYVDQARQLDANKTIFEEITGGQEIIMVGNQSVNSRAYVARFNFSGSDQQKKVGVLSGGERNRVHLAKMLREEANVLLLDEPTNDLDVNTLRAMEEGLENFGGCAVVISHDRWFLDRIATHILAFEGDSQVLWFEGNYSEYEEDRKKRLGRDADQPHRIRYRNLTRQ, from the coding sequence ATGAGCGAAGACACAAAAAAAATCATCTATTCAATGATGCGCGTCAGCAAGAGCTACAACAAGCAGCCGATCATCAAAGACATCTCCCTCTCCTATTACTATGGAGCCAAGATCGGTGTGCTCGGTCTGAACGGTTCAGGCAAATCGACCCTGCTCAAGATCATGGCTGGGGTCGACAAAGATTTTAACGGCGAAGCGGCCCTTTCCGGCGATTACAGCGTCGGCTATCTGGAGCAGGAACCGAAACTCGACGACAGTAAGACCGTGCGTGATGTGGTCAAGGAAGGTGTTCAGGAGACCGTCGATCTGCTGGCCGAATTTGAAGAGATCAACAACGCTTTCGCCGATCCTGATTGCGATATGGACAAACTGCTCGAACGCCAGGCCAAGGTACAGGATAAACTTGATGCCTCTGACGCCTGGGATCTCGACTCGCGCCTGGAACTGGCCGAAGAATCGCTACGCTGCCCGCCGCCCGAGACCCCGATCAAGAATCTGTCCGGTGGTGAAAAACGCCGCGTGGCGCTCTGCCGCCTGCTGCTGGCGAAACCGGACATTCTGCTCCTCGACGAGCCGACCAACCACCTGGACGCCGAAACCGTCGCCTGGCTGGAGCAGCACCTGCAGCGTTATCAGGGAACGGTCATCGCGGTCACCCACGACCGTTACTTTCTTGACAATGTCGCCGGCTGGATTTTAGAGCTCGATCGTGGCCAGGGCATCCCCTGGAAGGGAAACTATTCCAGTTGGCTGGAGCAGAAACAGGAGCGGCTGCGGAAGGAAGAGAAGTCCGAAAGCAAGCGCCAGCAGACCCTGCAACGCGAGTTGGAGTGGATCCGCATGTCGCCCAAGGGTCGGCATGCCAAAAGTCAATCACGGATCAGCGCCTACGAAAAACTGCTCGGCAATGAGGCCGCAGCCAAAGAGCAGACGCTGGAACTCTATATTCCGCCGGGACCACGCCTCGGCGGGATCGTCGTGGAAGCCAAGGAGATCAGCAAGGCCTTCGGCGAGCGCCTGCTCATCGACAAACTCAGCTTCAGCCTCCCCCCCGGCGGCATTGTCGGTGTCATCGGCCCCAACGGCGCCGGTAAAACCACGCTCTTCCGCATGATCACCGGCCTGGATCAGCCCGACAGCGGCAGTATCAAGGTCGGCGAAACCGTCAAACTCGGCTACGTCGATCAAGCCCGTCAACTCGACGCCAACAAAACCATCTTCGAAGAGATCACCGGCGGCCAGGAGATCATCATGGTCGGCAACCAGTCGGTCAACAGCCGCGCCTATGTCGCGCGCTTCAACTTTTCCGGCAGCGACCAGCAGAAGAAGGTCGGCGTCCTCTCCGGCGGCGAGCGCAACCGCGTGCACCTGGCCAAAATGCTGCGCGAGGAAGCCAACGTCCTCTTGCTCGATGAGCCGACCAATGACCTCGACGTCAACACCCTGCGCGCCATGGAAGAGGGGCTCGAAAACTTCGGCGGCTGCGCCGTGGTCATCAGCCATGACCGCTGGTTCCTCGACCGCATCGCCACCCACATCCTCGCCTTTGAGGGGGATTCTCAGGTACTCTGGTTCGAAGGGAACTACTCCGAATATGAAGAAGACCGTAAAAAGCGCCTCGGTCGCGACGCCGACCAGCCCCACCGTATCCGTTATCGGAATCTGACCCGACAGTAG
- a CDS encoding TRAP transporter small permease gives MSIGGLLKRLDALGRRIEDVLLAILLTGMILLAGWQIVQRNFIGGGMSWADEFLRLLVLWLGLLGAMAASRDDRHIAIDLLLRFMPKKIKPLVQIMLHLFTSTVCGMLAFYSFKFIQMEQEYQTKVMTGLPAWWFELILPLGFGMMCLRYLGHVRRTIYPLPEEVV, from the coding sequence GTGAGTATTGGCGGGCTGCTAAAGCGTCTGGATGCGCTGGGTCGACGTATCGAAGATGTGCTGCTCGCAATCCTGCTGACCGGCATGATTCTGCTGGCCGGCTGGCAGATTGTGCAGCGTAATTTTATTGGCGGCGGCATGAGTTGGGCGGACGAGTTTCTGCGCCTGCTGGTCTTGTGGCTCGGCCTGCTCGGAGCCATGGCCGCCAGTCGTGATGACCGTCATATCGCCATCGACTTGTTACTGCGTTTTATGCCGAAGAAAATCAAACCTCTGGTCCAGATCATGTTGCACCTTTTTACTTCGACGGTCTGCGGCATGCTTGCCTTTTATTCGTTTAAATTCATCCAGATGGAACAGGAATATCAAACCAAAGTCATGACCGGGCTGCCCGCGTGGTGGTTTGAACTGATCCTGCCCCTCGGCTTCGGCATGATGTGCCTGCGCTACCTTGGCCATGTGCGTCGCACTATCTACCCACTCCCGGAAGAGGTCGTATGA
- the rlmKL gene encoding bifunctional 23S rRNA (guanine(2069)-N(7))-methyltransferase RlmK/23S rRNA (guanine(2445)-N(2))-methyltransferase RlmL, with the protein MSDQSYFATAARGLETLLVTELVSFGAVEVEEAIGGVHFQGPLQVALRACLWSRLASRILAPIAEFAADTTDQLYDGVRQIDWRQHLDITSSLAVDAHVSQSKIDHSRYALLRVKDAVVDQLRDSNGQRPNIDPLDPDLRLNLYLFRNRATISIDLSGAALHKRGYRSDGLSAPLKENLAAAILLSCDWPAIHAAGGAFLDPMCGSGTLPLEAAMIATDSAPGLHREHFGFLGWRQFDGQHWDELLEEAEARKIAGLERQHPPLIGYDENTRAIRQAWEHARAAGVDRWVHFERRELGQVEPPATESGLLVTNPPYGERLGEASDLPPLYNRLGEKMCAFGGWQAGVITSEVELGRAIGLRAHQRTPLYNGALKCQLLHFTLDETNHWKSLADGAGRPVARRLTAEAEMLANRLRKNRKKLSKWLKAERLECYRLYDADLPEFNMAIDIYGDEVHLQEYQAPKDVPEQKAERRVRDAVSAVMQVLEVPNGAVHTKQRQRQKGVSQYQRQDRRGVLKQVNEGDLRFLVNLSDYIDTGLFLDHRPTRQLLRSLAAGTRFLNLFAYTGTASVYAAAGGAAETTTVDMSRTYTDWAQKNMQLNGFDGPQHQFVQADCLSWLEQPQKSYDLIFLDPPSFSNSKGMDGTFDIQRDHVRILQSVIKFLASGGILIFSNNLRSFKLDSDQLPGLKIEELSNQTLPPDFARNPRIHNCWRIERA; encoded by the coding sequence ATGTCTGATCAATCCTATTTTGCGACCGCCGCGCGCGGACTCGAAACGCTGCTGGTTACGGAACTCGTCTCCTTCGGCGCCGTCGAAGTTGAGGAGGCGATCGGAGGTGTCCACTTTCAGGGTCCGCTGCAGGTTGCCTTGCGGGCCTGTCTCTGGTCGCGGTTGGCGAGTCGGATTCTGGCGCCGATCGCCGAGTTCGCGGCCGATACCACTGATCAACTTTATGACGGTGTCAGGCAGATCGACTGGCGTCAACATCTGGATATCACCAGCAGTCTGGCGGTGGATGCCCATGTGTCGCAATCAAAAATCGACCATTCCCGCTATGCCCTGTTACGGGTCAAAGACGCGGTGGTCGACCAGCTGCGCGACAGCAACGGCCAGCGGCCCAATATCGATCCTCTCGATCCCGATCTGCGACTGAATCTTTATCTTTTCCGTAATCGCGCGACCATCAGCATCGATCTCAGCGGCGCTGCTCTGCACAAGCGTGGTTACCGCAGCGACGGCCTGAGCGCACCGCTCAAAGAGAATCTGGCGGCCGCGATTCTGCTCAGCTGCGACTGGCCAGCAATCCATGCGGCCGGTGGGGCCTTTCTCGACCCGATGTGCGGTTCCGGCACTCTGCCGCTTGAGGCTGCGATGATCGCGACGGATTCCGCTCCCGGTCTCCATCGTGAGCACTTCGGTTTTCTGGGTTGGCGTCAGTTCGACGGTCAGCACTGGGATGAGCTGCTGGAGGAGGCCGAAGCACGCAAGATCGCAGGTCTCGAACGTCAGCATCCACCGCTGATCGGTTACGATGAAAACACCCGCGCCATCCGTCAGGCCTGGGAGCATGCCCGGGCCGCCGGGGTGGATCGCTGGGTGCATTTCGAGCGGCGTGAGCTGGGGCAGGTTGAACCCCCGGCGACCGAGTCGGGGTTGCTGGTGACCAATCCCCCTTACGGTGAACGACTGGGAGAGGCTTCAGACTTGCCGCCCCTTTATAATCGGCTGGGGGAGAAGATGTGTGCCTTCGGCGGCTGGCAGGCGGGGGTGATCACAAGTGAAGTGGAACTGGGGCGGGCCATCGGCCTGCGCGCCCATCAGCGGACCCCGCTCTATAACGGGGCGCTCAAGTGCCAGTTGCTGCATTTTACCCTAGATGAAACCAACCACTGGAAATCACTGGCCGATGGCGCCGGACGTCCGGTGGCTCGCCGGCTGACCGCAGAAGCCGAGATGCTGGCCAACCGTCTGCGCAAGAACCGTAAAAAACTATCAAAGTGGCTGAAAGCTGAACGCCTGGAATGCTACCGTTTGTATGACGCCGATCTGCCGGAATTCAACATGGCGATCGATATTTATGGCGACGAGGTTCATCTTCAGGAATATCAGGCGCCCAAAGATGTCCCCGAACAGAAGGCCGAACGGAGGGTACGTGACGCTGTCTCGGCGGTCATGCAGGTCCTGGAGGTGCCGAACGGAGCGGTACATACCAAACAGCGCCAGCGCCAGAAGGGGGTCAGCCAATATCAACGCCAGGATCGGCGTGGCGTACTCAAACAGGTCAACGAGGGGGATTTGCGGTTTCTGGTGAACTTGAGTGATTATATTGACACTGGGCTGTTTCTGGATCACCGTCCGACGCGCCAACTGTTGCGTTCGCTGGCAGCGGGGACGCGCTTTCTCAATCTGTTTGCCTATACCGGAACCGCCAGCGTTTATGCCGCTGCCGGCGGTGCGGCGGAAACTACCACCGTCGATATGTCCCGCACCTACACCGACTGGGCGCAAAAGAATATGCAGCTGAACGGTTTTGACGGGCCGCAGCATCAGTTCGTGCAGGCCGATTGTCTCAGCTGGCTGGAGCAGCCGCAAAAAAGCTATGATCTGATCTTTCTCGATCCGCCCTCTTTTTCCAATTCCAAGGGGATGGACGGCACCTTTGACATTCAGCGTGATCATGTGAGGATTCTGCAGTCAGTCATCAAATTCCTGGCGTCCGGAGGGATTCTGATTTTTTCCAACAATCTGCGCAGTTTCAAGCTGGACAGCGACCAGTTGCCTGGGCTGAAGATTGAAGAGCTGAGTAACCAGACCCTGCCGCCTGACTTTGCCCGCAACCCGCGGATTCACAACTGCTGGCGCATCGAAAGGGCTTAA
- the glgC gene encoding glucose-1-phosphate adenylyltransferase translates to MYSMDGVGRNTIAMVLAGGKGERLSPLTLRRAKPSVAFGGKYKIIDFVLSNLFNSGIKKVYILTQYRAYSLNKHIRESWGKWTGLGEFYVDISPETSSESEEWFKGTADAILQYLRFVESTDAEYVAVFGGDHIYKMDVTQMINFHRMNRADITIAALEVPVEEASRFGVFSVDEESQVIGFDEKPEKPERIPGRETCFASMGNYIFPTKKLIEVLLEGKKKHADLDFGKHVIPMMLAKGDRVFAYNFNDNLISGMRAEERGYWRDVGTLDSYYEANMDLVNVSPQLNLYNYKWPILTNQGNLPPAKTVFDGDDRRGQNIDSYVCAGCITSGSTVRRSILGPRCKINSYSLVEDSILFENVTVGRHVQIRKVIIDKNVAIPDGAIIGYDPDADRSKGFTVTESGIVVVPRPDK, encoded by the coding sequence ATGTATTCCATGGACGGTGTAGGGAGAAATACCATCGCGATGGTGCTGGCCGGGGGGAAGGGGGAGCGGCTCAGCCCGCTGACCTTGCGTCGGGCCAAACCGAGCGTAGCCTTCGGCGGGAAGTACAAGATCATCGATTTTGTGCTCTCCAATCTGTTTAATTCGGGGATCAAGAAGGTCTATATCCTCACCCAGTACCGGGCCTACTCACTCAACAAGCATATCCGCGAGTCCTGGGGGAAATGGACCGGACTCGGTGAGTTCTACGTCGATATCTCGCCAGAGACCAGCAGCGAAAGCGAGGAGTGGTTCAAGGGGACCGCCGACGCCATTCTGCAATATCTGCGCTTTGTCGAATCCACCGACGCGGAATATGTGGCGGTCTTCGGCGGTGATCATATTTACAAGATGGACGTCACCCAGATGATCAATTTCCACCGCATGAATCGTGCAGACATCACGATTGCCGCGCTGGAAGTCCCGGTCGAAGAAGCCAGCCGGTTTGGGGTTTTTTCCGTGGACGAAGAGTCGCAGGTCATCGGGTTCGATGAAAAGCCAGAGAAACCTGAACGGATTCCGGGGCGCGAGACCTGTTTTGCCTCCATGGGCAACTATATTTTCCCCACCAAAAAGTTGATCGAAGTGCTGCTCGAGGGGAAGAAAAAGCATGCGGATCTTGATTTCGGCAAGCACGTGATCCCGATGATGCTGGCAAAGGGGGACCGGGTCTTTGCCTACAACTTCAATGATAACCTGATCTCCGGCATGCGGGCCGAGGAGCGTGGTTATTGGCGTGACGTGGGCACCCTTGACTCTTATTATGAGGCGAACATGGATCTGGTCAATGTGTCGCCGCAGCTGAACCTGTATAACTACAAGTGGCCCATTTTGACCAATCAGGGGAATCTGCCGCCCGCCAAGACTGTTTTTGACGGTGATGACCGTCGCGGCCAGAATATTGATTCCTACGTCTGTGCCGGCTGTATCACCAGCGGCAGCACGGTGCGACGCTCGATTCTGGGACCGCGCTGTAAAATCAACAGCTACAGCCTGGTTGAAGACTCCATCCTCTTCGAAAATGTCACGGTCGGACGGCACGTCCAGATCCGCAAAGTGATTATCGACAAGAATGTCGCGATACCGGACGGGGCGATCATCGGCTATGATCCTGACGCCGATCGGAGCAAGGGGTTCACGGTAACCGAATCCGGGATTGTCGTGGTGCCGCGACCCGATAAGTGA
- the dctP gene encoding TRAP transporter substrate-binding protein DctP, with translation MLRNLSLLFLLLLIPLSASALTLKLATVVPEGSSWMVQMRDGAKQVEEKTAGRVKIKLYGGGVMGNEKAVLRKIRIGQLQGGAFTSGAMATVAPDLSLYSLPMLFNSLEEVDFVRASMDSMMIKALKDAQFTCFGLAGGGMALMFSKTPIANLADLAGKKVWVPEGDLASYAAMEANGLTPVTLPLTDVLTGLQTGLIDVIGSSPLAAIAFQWHTQVKYFSPTPLSYIFAMLVLDSKVMDKMSSADQQVVSAVFEGIYQRLDKENRQENAQAEEALRKQGLIEEQPLQQLAQMRAATEAALSTRAQEGLFSADRYAEIKALLQKYRSQGKGTK, from the coding sequence ATGCTGCGCAACCTGTCCCTTCTGTTCCTGCTTCTGCTCATACCCTTATCGGCCAGTGCCCTGACGCTCAAGCTGGCGACCGTCGTCCCTGAAGGCTCAAGCTGGATGGTGCAGATGCGTGACGGCGCCAAACAGGTCGAAGAGAAGACCGCCGGTCGGGTCAAGATCAAGCTCTACGGCGGTGGTGTCATGGGCAATGAAAAGGCGGTACTGCGCAAGATTCGTATCGGGCAGTTGCAGGGCGGTGCCTTTACCAGCGGAGCCATGGCCACGGTCGCTCCTGACCTCAGTCTTTATAGTCTGCCGATGCTGTTCAACTCCCTTGAAGAGGTTGATTTCGTGCGTGCCAGCATGGATTCAATGATGATCAAGGCGCTCAAGGATGCACAGTTTACCTGTTTTGGTCTTGCCGGAGGGGGGATGGCGCTGATGTTCTCCAAGACGCCGATTGCTAATTTGGCCGATCTAGCGGGAAAAAAGGTCTGGGTGCCCGAGGGGGATCTCGCCAGTTATGCCGCGATGGAAGCCAACGGCCTGACCCCGGTTACCCTGCCGTTGACCGATGTGCTCACCGGTCTTCAGACTGGCCTGATCGACGTCATCGGTTCGTCGCCGCTGGCCGCTATCGCCTTTCAGTGGCACACCCAGGTCAAGTATTTCAGCCCGACGCCGCTCTCCTATATTTTCGCCATGCTGGTGCTTGATTCCAAGGTGATGGACAAGATGTCCAGCGCGGATCAGCAGGTGGTAAGCGCGGTATTTGAGGGGATTTATCAGCGGCTCGATAAGGAAAATCGCCAGGAAAATGCCCAGGCCGAAGAGGCCTTGCGCAAACAGGGGCTTATCGAAGAGCAACCGCTGCAGCAACTCGCGCAGATGCGTGCGGCGACTGAAGCCGCCCTTTCAACCCGTGCCCAGGAAGGACTTTTCAGTGCCGATCGCTACGCTGAAATCAAGGCACTGTTACAGAAGTATCGTAGCCAGGGAAAGGGGACAAAGTGA
- a CDS encoding TRAP transporter TatT component family protein, translating into MHYLLVLMVLLLSGCGLSSMPQHMAQATLDQTDPETVAAAAPAYLLLFDSLIDADPQDVDYLRDAAGLYALFGDVLITDKVRSKRLSERSFAYANRAICNEEHELCGLNALPFDPFVAKMKTFAELAPALRLVYLQSWLVYLKHHADDWNELARLPQLEALVGYLLHHEEGAESPQLHLYLAILQTLRPAMYGGKPEEGRLNFERAMKLAPDDLSIKVAFARFYARGVYDKELHDRLLNEVLTADPVKPGFTLLNTLAQRDARELLASGPDFF; encoded by the coding sequence ATGCACTACCTGTTAGTTCTGATGGTCCTGTTGCTGTCGGGCTGCGGTCTCAGCAGTATGCCGCAGCACATGGCACAGGCGACGCTGGATCAGACCGATCCCGAAACCGTCGCTGCGGCGGCACCCGCCTATCTGCTGCTGTTCGACAGTTTGATTGATGCCGACCCTCAAGACGTTGATTATCTGCGGGATGCTGCTGGGCTTTACGCTCTTTTCGGTGACGTGTTGATTACGGATAAGGTGCGTTCAAAGCGGTTGAGTGAACGCTCTTTTGCTTACGCGAATCGCGCCATCTGCAATGAGGAGCATGAGCTTTGCGGTCTGAATGCCCTGCCATTTGATCCCTTTGTAGCGAAAATGAAAACCTTCGCCGAGCTCGCTCCCGCCCTGCGACTGGTTTATCTGCAGAGCTGGCTGGTCTATTTGAAACATCATGCCGACGACTGGAATGAACTGGCGCGCCTGCCCCAGCTCGAAGCGCTGGTCGGTTACCTCCTGCACCATGAAGAAGGAGCAGAGAGCCCACAGCTGCATCTCTATCTGGCTATTCTGCAGACCCTGCGTCCTGCGATGTATGGTGGCAAGCCGGAAGAGGGACGACTGAATTTTGAGAGAGCCATGAAGCTCGCCCCTGATGATCTCTCGATCAAGGTCGCCTTTGCGCGCTTTTATGCACGTGGAGTTTATGATAAGGAACTTCATGATCGCTTGCTGAATGAGGTGCTGACCGCCGACCCGGTGAAGCCCGGCTTCACCCTGCTGAATACTCTGGCCCAACGTGACGCGCGTGAACTTTTGGCTTCTGGACCTGACTTTTTCTAA
- a CDS encoding TRAP transporter large permease, protein MSVLLPLFALFGAPLFAIIAASAMWGFHSSGIDLTVMPIEIYRLAEMPVLLAIPLFTFSGYLLGESGAPGRLMRLSRAFLGWFPGGLGVVALIACAFFTAFTGASGITIIALGAILYPALEQAGYEKNFNLGLITTSGSLGLLFAPSLPLILYGIVAQQAGGDISVNLDDLFLAGALPGILMLVLLSGYVVYKRRGKKLGGKITLGEVRSSLRESIWELPLPFVVLGGIYSGYFAVSEAAAVTACYVLLVEVFILREISLRQLPVIMRQSMVLVGGILLILGVSLASTSYMIDAEVPAKLFHYVQSHVEGRLTFLLLLNIFLLLLGALLDIFSALVLVVPLILPVALSYGIDPLHLGIIFLANMQIGYITPPVGLNLFIASYRFDVPVLTLYKSTWPFFLLLLASVLIITYVPFLSLWFR, encoded by the coding sequence ATGAGCGTGTTACTCCCACTTTTCGCCCTGTTCGGTGCGCCATTGTTCGCGATTATTGCGGCCAGCGCCATGTGGGGTTTTCATTCAAGTGGGATCGATCTGACCGTGATGCCGATCGAGATCTACCGCCTGGCCGAAATGCCGGTGCTGCTGGCGATTCCGCTGTTTACTTTTTCCGGCTATCTGCTCGGCGAAAGCGGCGCTCCGGGTCGCCTGATGCGGCTGTCACGCGCCTTTCTCGGTTGGTTTCCGGGTGGTCTCGGGGTGGTCGCCCTGATCGCCTGTGCCTTCTTTACCGCCTTCACCGGCGCCTCCGGGATCACGATCATTGCCCTGGGAGCGATTCTCTATCCTGCGCTGGAGCAGGCCGGCTACGAGAAAAATTTCAACCTCGGCCTGATTACGACCTCCGGCAGTCTCGGTCTGCTCTTTGCGCCGTCACTCCCTCTGATTCTTTACGGCATTGTCGCGCAGCAGGCGGGTGGTGATATCAGCGTCAATCTGGATGATCTCTTTCTGGCCGGCGCATTGCCGGGGATTTTGATGCTGGTTCTGCTCAGCGGCTACGTGGTCTACAAGCGCCGGGGAAAGAAACTTGGGGGGAAGATAACCCTTGGCGAGGTACGCAGTTCCCTGCGTGAATCGATCTGGGAACTGCCGCTCCCTTTTGTGGTACTGGGCGGAATCTATAGTGGTTACTTTGCCGTCAGCGAAGCTGCCGCGGTTACCGCCTGCTATGTGCTTTTGGTCGAGGTTTTCATCCTGCGTGAAATCTCCCTGCGCCAGCTGCCGGTCATCATGCGTCAATCGATGGTGCTGGTGGGCGGTATCCTGCTGATCCTGGGGGTTTCTCTCGCCTCGACCAGCTACATGATCGACGCCGAAGTTCCGGCCAAACTGTTCCATTATGTCCAGTCGCATGTCGAAGGGCGCCTGACCTTTCTGCTGCTGCTCAATATCTTCCTGCTGTTGCTCGGCGCTCTGCTCGATATTTTCTCGGCGCTGGTGCTGGTCGTTCCGTTGATCCTGCCGGTCGCGCTCAGCTACGGCATTGACCCCCTGCATCTCGGGATCATCTTTCTTGCCAATATGCAGATCGGCTACATCACCCCTCCCGTCGGGCTCAACCTGTTTATTGCCAGTTATCGTTTTGATGTGCCGGTGCTTACGCTCTATAAATCGACCTGGCCGTTCTTTTTACTGCTGCTCGCATCGGTACTGATTATTACCTATGTGCCTTTTTTGTCACTCTGGTTTCGTTAG